The following DNA comes from Pirellulales bacterium.
ACGCGGGTGGCGCTTCGCATGCCGGCCGGGCAGTGCGAGGGCGACTCGTCATCGAAAACGTAGGTCAGCCGGGGCAGGCGTCAATCGACATTTACGGCCTGCCGTCTCCCATCTTTCATCCTTCTTTCTGTGCTTATTCTTCCTCAGGCTCTCGTCCGTAGTCCGGTTCTTCGTCCTCGCGTTCGACGGGTACCGTGTATTCCTCGCCCAGCCAGCGGCCGAGATCGATCCGCCGGCAACGCTCGCTGCAAAAAGGCAGGAAGGTCGACTGGCTGCTATCGAACCGCTTGCGACAGATCGGGCAACGCACGAGTGGCATGGCGAAATCCATCAATCCACGAGTGACCGAGCGTTAGTCTTTGCGTTTCGCCTTTTTCTCGCTCTTGGCGGTGGAACCGTTGCCGCCGGCCTTCGTTTCCGAAGTCTTCGACTCCGAGCTCTTCGATTCGGACTTGGATTCGCTGGCCGGCTTATCGGCCTCGGCCCGCTTCTTGTACGACTCGCTACGGTAGTCCGTCTGATAGAAGCCCGATCCTTTGAACACAATCGCGGCGCCCGCGCCGATCAATCGCCGCAGCTTCCGCTTCTTGCACTCGGGGCACTTCTTCTCCGGCTCGGCCGTGATCGATTGGAAAAGCTCGAACTTGTGGTCGCAAGCGTCGCAAACGTAGTCGTAGGTAGGCATGAATTGACGAATCTGTCTTAGACCTAATCGGTTCCATTACCATCCGCCGGTGGCGTCGAAACAATCACCTGTGCGGGCCGCAATACGCGGTCGTGAACTTGATAGCCGTCTTGCGCGACCTGCACCACCGTGTTGGGCGGAAATTCACCCGTAGGCTGCTGCATGATCGCCGCGTGCAAGTGCGGATCGAACGGTTTGTGCCACGCCTCGATGCGTTGGCAGTGGTGCCGCGACAACACGTTCTCGAGCTGTTGCGCAACCATTTTGAAGCCGGCCAGCAACCCACTCGCATCCGGCGATTTCGCGGCCGCCTGGATGGCACGCTGCACGTTGTCGAGCACCGGCAACAGGTCGCCGAGCAACGGCAACTGCGCATAACGCCGCTCGTCGTCCATCTCCTTGCGCATGCGCTTGCGGTAGTTGTCCAGCTCGGCCTGCGCCCGCAACGCGCGATCTTTGGCGGCGGCCAGCTCCCGCCGCAGCGCGGCGGCATCGTCGGGCGACGTGGCCGCCGACTCTTCCGTCACCACGTTGGCGGCAGCGGCCGCTTCAGAGGTTGAATCGTTGGTTTCTTGATCGTTCATGGTCGTCACCCCGTTCGTTCGCCGCTCGGCTCCTCAGCCGGCATAAAGTAGTCCTTGAGCTTCTCGAAAAAGCTCTTGCGATGCGCGCTCACATTCGCCCGCTCCTCCTCGGCCAACTCTCGCAGCAACTCTTCTTGCCGCGGCGTCAACGTCTTAGGCACTTCCAGGCTGACCTGCACCAGCAGATCGCCCTGGCCGCGTTGTCTTGGATCTGGCATGCCGCGGCCACGCAAGCGGAACACGTCGCCCGGCTGCGTGCCCGGAGGTATGTCCAACTCCTCGCGGCCGTCGAGCGTGGGCACGTCGATCTTCGAGCCCAGCGTCGCCTGCGAATAAGTAAGCGGGATCTGACACACCAGATGCTGCCCCTCGCGATGAAAGAGCGAATGTTCCTTCACCGTGATGAAGCAGTAGCAGTCGCCCGGCGTGCCGCCCTCGGCGCTCTGATTGCCTTCGCCGCCCAAACGCAACCGCGTGTCGTTGTCGACGCCCGGCGGAATGCGGACCTCGCGTTCCACCCTACGCCGCATCTGTCCCTCGCCACGGCAGGCCGGGCAAGGTTCTTTGATCGTGCTGCCGGCGCCGCGGCAGGCCGGACACGTCGTTTGCACGCGGAAGATGCCGGTGGTCTGGATCACTTGCCCTTGGCCGCCGCAATAGCGGCATTTTTCGGGCTTCGTTCCGGGCTTGGCCCCCGAGCCGCGGCACTCTTCGCAGCGTTCCAGACGCTCCAAGCGGATCTTCTTGGTCGCGCCGCGTGCCGCCTCCAGCAGGTCGAGCGTGACGTCGGCCCGCACGTCGCTGCCGCGGCGTGCGCGTCGTCCACGTCCCCGCCGCCCGCCGCCGAAAATCTCGCCGAACAGCCCTTCGCCGAAAATGTCGCCAAAGGCCTCGAAGACATCGTTCACGTCGGTGAAGTGCGGGGCGCCACCCGGCCCCTCGACGCCGGCGTGCCCGTAGCGATCGTAACGGGCGCGCTTGTCCGGGTCGCTGAGCACCTCGAACGCCTCGGCGCACTCTTTGAAGCGGGCCACCGCCTCTTCGTTGCCCGGATTCTTATCGGGATGGTACTGGATCGCCAGCTTGCGATAGGCGGCCGCGATCTCCTTGTCGGAGACCGTTCGCGCGACCCCCAGCACCTCATAGTAATCGCGTTTGCCTGCCATAGTCACCATAGCTGTCGCCGGTCGCTCTTATCCGTTCCTGAATTATAGGCCCCACTTACGAACCGCGGACAGGCGAGTTTTTTTCCGCAACATGAACTGTTCGCGACGTCGTAGGGTGGGACCAGCGAGCTCGCGAGCGCCGGCCCACCGACGAAGGGTTCAGGGTTCAGGGTTCAGGGTTCAGGGTTCAGAAACATTTGAATTGACCTTTGCCTGATGCCTCGAATCGGTGGGCCGGCGCTCGCAAGCTCTCTGGTCCCACCTTACGCCTTTGCGATGCGCCTCCGCGCCGCGAACGGGCCACTCCATCGCTGAAGTGGCCCGTGCGTACGTCTCCGCCGTCCCGTGTCCGCAGCCACTGACAACTGACCACGGACAACGGACGCTCAGCGGACAGATCCCTCAATCCGCGTCTTTTTCTTGTCGTCCTTGTCGAAGTTCGTGACCATGGCCTCGGTGGTGAGCATCAGGGCCGCGATGCTGGCCGCGTTGCTCAAGGCGCTGCGGACCACCTTCAACGGGTCGATGATGCCCGCCTTGTACATATCGACGTACTCGGCCTTGTTGGCGTCGTAACCCACGTTGACCGGCTTGCGGCTGATCTCGTCGGCCACAACCGAGCCGTCGATGCCGCAGTTGTCGACAATCTGCTTCATCGGTGCGGCCAAGGCATGCAGCACGATATCGACGCCGATCTTCTCGTCGCCCTTGGCGCTGCCGCGGGCCTTTTCGATGGCCTCTTTGCAGCGCAGCAGGGCCACGCCGCCGCCGGGCAAAATGCCCTCTTCCACCGCCGCGCGCGTGGCGTGCAGGGCGTCTTCGACGCGGGCCTTCTTCTGCTTCATGTCGGCCTCGCTGCTGGCCCCCACCGAAATGATGGCCACGCCGCCGGTCAGCTTGGCCAGACGCTCTTGGAACTTCTCCCGATCGTACTCGCTCTCGGTGTCCTCGATCTGGTTGCGAATCTGCTGGATGCGGTTCTTGATTTCATCCTGCTTGCCGGCGCCTTGCACGATCGTCGTGTCGTTCTTGTCGACCGTGATCTGCTTGGCGCGGCCGAGCTGACCGATCTCCAGGTTCTCCAGCTTGATGCCCAGATCCTCGCTGATCAGCGTGCCGCCGGTGAGCACCGCCAGGTCGCCCAGCATCGCCTTGCGGCGGTCGCCGAAACCGGGGGCCTTCACCGCGCAGATATTGAGGATGCCGCGGAGCTTGTTCACCACCAACGTCGTCAGGGCGTCGCCCTCCACGTCTTCGGCGATGATCAACAGCGGCTTGCCCGTCTGGCTCACCTTCTCCAAAATCGGAATCAGGTCGCGCAGGCTGCCGATCTTCTTCTCGTGAATCAGGATGAAGGCGTCGTTGAGCAGGCAATCCATCTCGGCCGGACGGTTGATGAAGTACGGCGAAATGTAGCCTTTGTCGAACTGCATCCCTTCCACCAGCTCGAGCGTGGTCTCGGTGGCCTTGCCTTCCTCGACGGTGATCACGCCGTCTTTGCCCACCTTCTCCATCGCGTCGGCCAAAAGATTGCCGATGTCGGTGTCGTTGTTGGCGCTGATGGAGCCGACCTGGGCGATCTCGGCCTTGCTCGAAACCGGCTTGGCCATGCTCTTGAGCTGCTCGATGGCCGCATCAACGGCCTTCTCGATGCCTCGCCGCACCGCCATGGGATTGCTGCCGGCGGCGATGTTGCGGGTGCCTTCCTTGAAGATGGCACGGGCCAGCACGGTCGCCGTGGTGGTGCCGTCGCCCGCCACGTCGGAAGTTTTGGAGGCCACTTCGTTCACGAGCTTGGCGCCCATATTCTCGAAGCGGTCTTCCAGCTCGACCTCTTTGCTGACGGTCACGCCGTCTTTGGTCACGGTCGGACCGCCGAACGACTTGTCGATAATCACATTGCGGCCCGTCGGTCCCATGGTGATGGCGACCGCATCGGCCAGTTTTTCCACACCCTTGAGCATTTTCGCTCGGGCGCTGTCTTCGAAGAGTAATTGCTTGGGCACGGTTATGGGTTCCTTGGTTCTTAAGAATCGTTGTTCTGTAGGGAACGCACTCCGTGGCGTTCCGTGTTCTGTAGGGAACGCACTCCGTGGCGTTCCGTGAATCGAGAAAAGACGTCAACTCGCTCATCGCGGAACGGCACGGAGTCCGTTCCCTACAGAGCGGGGCCAGCAAGGCAGCCTACGCCAGCACCTTGGCCAAAATGTCCGCCTCGCGCAGGATCTTCACATCCTGGCCGTTCAGCTCGATCTCGGTGCCGGAGTACTTGCCGTAGATCACTTCGTCGCCGATCTTGACCGACATCGTGCCGCGCTCGCCGCTGTCCATCAGCTTGCCGGGTCCAGTGGCGATCACGGTGCCGCGCTGCGGCTTTTCCTTGGCGGTGTCGGGCAGCACGATGCCGCCGGCGGTCATCTGTTCGGCCTCCATGGGTTCCACAACAACGCGATCATCGAGCGGACGCAGTTTGGCTTCTTTCATAATTAGGTCCCTTGTCTAAGTTCATGCTTGGATCGTTGGAAAGGCGTCAGGCGTCAGGCATCAGGCGTCAGGAAGTCACACCAAGCGCCTGACGCCTGATGCCTGGCGCCTCTCGCCTGTTTACATCCCCATGTCTCCCATTCCCATGCCACCCATGCCACCCATTCCGCCCATGCCACCACCCATTCCACCCATGCCGTGGTCGTGGTGGCCGCCCGCCTCAGGCTCTTCTTCCTTGGGAATCTCGGTCACGAGCGACTCGGTGGTCAACATCAGCGAAGCCACGCTGGCCGCGTTTTGCAAGGCGGTGCGGACCACCTTGGCCGGGTCGATGATGCCCGCGGCGACCAGGTCGGTGTAGGTGCCCTTGTCGGCGTCGTAGCCTTCGTTCTTGTTCTTCAACTGGCGGACGCGATTGACGACCACGGCACCGTCGGCGCCCGCGTTGTCGGCGATGCAACGCAAGGGATAGTCGAGCACGTTTTTGACGATGCGGGCACCGAGCAGCTCATCGCCTTCCAGGTCGAGTTTCTCCAGCGACTTCTCGCTGCGAATCAGGGCCACGCCGCCGCCGGGCACAATCCCTTCTTCCAGCGCGGCTTGCACGGCCGACTTGGCGTCTTCGAGCAAGTGCTTGCGCTCTTTCATCTCGGTCTCGGTGGCGGCGCCACAGTTGATCTGGGCCACGCCGCCCGAAAGCTTGGCCAGCCGCTCTTGCAGCTTCTCGCGATCGTACTCGCTGTCCGTCACCTCGATTTCGCGGCGAATCTGCTCGGCGCGGCCGTCGATGTCGGCCTTTTTGCCGGCGCCTTCGATGATCGTCGTGTTCTCGGCGTTGATGATGACCTTCTTGGCCCGGCCCAGGTCGGTCAGCTTGACCGAGTCGAGCGAGATGCCGAGATCCTTGAAGATGGCCGTGCCCGCGGTGAGCGTGGCAATATCGCCCAGCATCGCCTTGCGACGGTCGCCGTAGCCGGGGGCCTTGACGGCACAGGCACTGAGAATGCCCCGCATCTTGTTGACCACCAGCGTGGCCAACGCTTCGCCTTCGAGATCCTCGGCGATGACCAGCAGGGGCTTGTTGGCCTTGCTGATCGCCTCCAGCAGCGGAACGAGGTTCTTGGCGTTCGAGATCTTCTCTTCGTAGATCAGGATGTAGCAGTTCTCCAGCTCGACCGTTTGATCGTCCTGGTTGGTGACGAAGTGCGGCGAAAGGTAGCCGCGATCGAACTGCATGCCTTCGACCACTTCAACGGTCGTCTCGGACTGCCGGCCCTCCTCAATGGTAATCACGCCGTCTTTGCCGACCTTCAAGAAGGCGTCGGAGAGCACGTCACCGATGCTGGGATCGTTGTTGCCGGCGATGGTGGCGATTTGCCGCAGCTCGGTCTTGTTCTTTTCGTTGATGGGCGTGGCCAACTTGGCGACCGCCTCGACGACCCGGGCCGTGGCCTTCGTGATGCCTCGCGAGAGGGCCATCGGATCGGCCCCGGCGGCGATCATCTTCAGACCTTCGCGAAAGATGGCTTCGGCCAGCACGGTGGCCGTGGTGGTGCCGTCGCCGGCCACGTCGTTGGTCTTGCTGGCGGCTTCCTTGACGAGCTGGGCGCCCAGGTTCTCGAAAGGATCGTCCAGTTCGATGTCTTCGGCGACGGTGACGCCGTCTTTGGTTACCTTGGGCGAACCCCAACCTTTGTCGAGCACGGCGTTGCGGCCGCGGGGGCCGAGGGTGCTGCTGACCGCACGGGCCAACTTCGAGGCGCCGGCCAACAGCGGCTGCCGTGCTTCGTCATCAAAGACCATCTGCTTTGCCACAGTGGTTTCCTCCTGGTTTTAGGCGATAAAAACGGTGATTGTTCTGTTGTCAAAAAGCGTCCGGGCGACTCAAGCTTGACCACAATTGGCAGCCGAACGCCCGCGCGACAAGGCCCCAAACGCACACCCCGTGCCAGAGCGAGTGTTGTAATCATAACTCCTGACTGCATAGGAAGTTGTAACGCGGTCTGGCGGATTTCGGCGTCGGCCTCCGACCGTGGGCGATATGTCAAATTGGCAGCCTTCGGGGTTCAGGGTTCAGGGTTCAGGGTTCAGGGTTCATGGTTCAGGAGACGGCAGCCACGCGACTATCCGGCTTCGCGCAGGGCATCGACGATCACTTCGTACCAGTTTTGTGCCTTATCGGGCGTCCCCAATTCCTCGTGTTCTATCGAAGATGCGCAACTCGCCGCCGCTAATTCTTCGCGTTCCTTCGAAGACGCGCAACTCGCCGTCCCCAATTCCTCGCGTTCCATCGAAGTCGCGCAACTCGCCGTCCCCAATTCCTCGGCTTCCTTCGAAGATGCGCAACTCGCCGTCCCCAATTCCTCGCGTTCCATCGAAGACGCGCAACTCGCCGTCCAATTCCTCGCGTTCCAGCGAAGACGCGCAACTCGCCGTCCCCAATTCCTCGCGTTCCAGCGAAGATGCGCAACTCGCGACCCCTAATTCCTCTCTCCCTCTCTCCGTCGCTCCGTCTCCCCCGCTCTCCCTCTCTGGGGCTTGGGGCTTGGATTCTTCCTGAACCCTGAACCTTTGTATGCCCGAAGTGGCTCGGGTTGTGTCGGGAACGGTTCGTGTCTTCCCGCGTTGTACGAGCAAAGTGGCTTGGGTTGTGTTCGCGACAAACAGGCTGAACCGCCAGATTTGATGTAACTCTCTAACCATCAAATGGTTGCGTCGTTTTGGCATATTTGCACGGCATCGCGGGAAACGCGGCGGTGGTGCCGCATGGCGACGAGGTTACACCCTGGATTCAGGCTTTTTTTCACCCAACGCCTTGCCGGCCGGCCAGCATCGCCCCATATTCGGCGAATGGTGAAACTCGGCCGACCAGTGGGCCAGAAAAGGTGTCGGGAACCGTTTTCTTGACGGGCAGGGCCTCATGGATTATCATTTCCGTTTATGGGAAGACCACATCGAGCTAGCGAAGGCGGGTTCGTCTACCACGTGCTGAACCGTGGCAACGCGGGCATGACCGTGTTCGACGATCAGGGCGACTTCGATGCCTTCGAGAAAGTTTTGGCCGAGGCGGTCGAGCGGACCGACACGCGACTGCTGGCCTATTGCCTGCTGCCAAACCACTGGCACTTGCTCGTCTGGCCGCGGAAGAAAGGCGAACTCTCGCAGTTTGTCCGCTGGCTCACCCTGACCCATACGCAGCGGTGGCACGCGCATCGGCCCGACGTCGGCAATGGGCACGTCTATCAAGGCCGGTTCAAATCGTTCCCCGTTCAGGAGGACGAGCATTTCTACGCGGTCGCGCGGCACGTGGAGCGGAACGCCTTGCGCGCGAACCTCGTGCCTCGCGCCGAGGCGTGGCCCTGGTGTAGCCTGTACCGCTGGCTGCGCGGCACGGCCGACGACAAGCCCGTCCTAGCCTCTTGGCCCCTCCGGCGTAAATCTGGCTGGGTGGAATGGGTCAATGCCCCACCGAACGAGGCGGAGTTGACCGCGATTCGCCGCAGCGTGGAACGCGGCAACCCCTATGGAAGCGAGTCGTGGAATGAACGCACGATCCGGCGGCTCGGATTAGAATTGACCATCCGCCCCCGCGGTCGCCCAAGAAAGGAGCCGGCAGCCCATCAAAGCGGTTCCTGACATCCTGACACCTTTTCCGGTTCGATGGCGAACCGTACTACCGAGAGTCTGCGGAAGAATGCGGTTAGCGAACTTCGTTTTCGGCGGGCCGACCCGCTCGCTTTCTGATGATAGCAGATACGTGCTACAACGCTACGCCGTCAGCCAAGGTGGGCGACCGGATTGATAGGACCTATCTCTATTCCGCCAGCGTCGCAGCGAGACCTTTCGCCTGGTGATGAAATCGCGCGACGGCTTGCACCTTTGGTGGTGGCAACGCCAACGCTCGATCCCGATGGCGTTTTTTGACCGGTTTGAAGGCCAGGCCGTCTTCAATCCGCCCTACCCGTGACATCCGGCCAGTCGATGCCGAAGGCCTGCGCGACCAGCGCGTCGACCCTCGCTTCCAGCCGCTGACGCTCCTCACTGCTCAGCGTCTCTTGCACCAGCCGCCGGACGACTTTCACTACCTGCCGCGACGGCGCGGCATCGCGGTCGGGCAGCGGATACTCGGTGATGTACTGGGTCAGGTGACGCCTGCGCTGCGAATACAGCTTGTTTTGGAAGGCCAAGTCGTGGTACCGCGAGATCAGCGCCGAATTCGCGACTCGATGTTCTCTTTTCTGCTCAGCAGATACTTCCAGGTGGGCGACGATGCCGAAAAACGAACCGCACGCCGCCGGCCATCGACGACCTCGTGTGTATAAAGCACCCGCCTTTGCGGGCCAGTGGCTTCCAGCGGCCGCCATCGGGCGGCGTCTTCCTGCGAAAGGAGCGCCAGGAGATGCTGCGGGTCCGGCCGAATCTCGCCGGGCAGCGTCTCCCAATCGCGGCGGATGAAAACACCGTCGGCGGTGGTCTTGATGCCCACGCGCACTTTCGCCACCTCGCCGATCCGGCACCGCGCGGCGGCATCGACCATTGCGACCCAATCCGCTTCGCCGCCGGTGAGTAACGTCCACGGCTTGGTGTCGTCGTGACCGAGCGGCAGGTTGCAGCCGGCTCGAAGATCCACTCCCCGACGATCACGTTCTGCTGCCGTGGCATGCCCAGGGGCATCCGCGGACCGGCTTCAACCGGCGCTCGTGTTGGGCCTGGCGTTGTTGTTTGCGTCGCTCGCGGGCCTCGGCCAGTTTGCGATCGCGGGCGGCCAGGATGTCCTTGTCCCGGCAGCAGAGGAAATAAAACGTGCCGGCGATGTTGAGGTAGCTGACATCGACATG
Coding sequences within:
- the yacG gene encoding DNA gyrase inhibitor YacG; amino-acid sequence: MPLVRCPICRKRFDSSQSTFLPFCSERCRRIDLGRWLGEEYTVPVEREDEEPDYGREPEEE
- a CDS encoding zinc ribbon domain-containing protein — encoded protein: MPTYDYVCDACDHKFELFQSITAEPEKKCPECKKRKLRRLIGAGAAIVFKGSGFYQTDYRSESYKKRAEADKPASESKSESKSSESKTSETKAGGNGSTAKSEKKAKRKD
- the grpE gene encoding nucleotide exchange factor GrpE produces the protein MNDQETNDSTSEAAAAANVVTEESAATSPDDAAALRRELAAAKDRALRAQAELDNYRKRMRKEMDDERRYAQLPLLGDLLPVLDNVQRAIQAAAKSPDASGLLAGFKMVAQQLENVLSRHHCQRIEAWHKPFDPHLHAAIMQQPTGEFPPNTVVQVAQDGYQVHDRVLRPAQVIVSTPPADGNGTD
- the dnaJ gene encoding molecular chaperone DnaJ, which codes for MAGKRDYYEVLGVARTVSDKEIAAAYRKLAIQYHPDKNPGNEEAVARFKECAEAFEVLSDPDKRARYDRYGHAGVEGPGGAPHFTDVNDVFEAFGDIFGEGLFGEIFGGGRRGRGRRARRGSDVRADVTLDLLEAARGATKKIRLERLERCEECRGSGAKPGTKPEKCRYCGGQGQVIQTTGIFRVQTTCPACRGAGSTIKEPCPACRGEGQMRRRVEREVRIPPGVDNDTRLRLGGEGNQSAEGGTPGDCYCFITVKEHSLFHREGQHLVCQIPLTYSQATLGSKIDVPTLDGREELDIPPGTQPGDVFRLRGRGMPDPRQRGQGDLLVQVSLEVPKTLTPRQEELLRELAEEERANVSAHRKSFFEKLKDYFMPAEEPSGERTG
- the groL gene encoding chaperonin GroEL (60 kDa chaperone family; promotes refolding of misfolded polypeptides especially under stressful conditions; forms two stacked rings of heptamers to form a barrel-shaped 14mer; ends can be capped by GroES; misfolded proteins enter the barrel where they are refolded when GroES binds), coding for MPKQLLFEDSARAKMLKGVEKLADAVAITMGPTGRNVIIDKSFGGPTVTKDGVTVSKEVELEDRFENMGAKLVNEVASKTSDVAGDGTTTATVLARAIFKEGTRNIAAGSNPMAVRRGIEKAVDAAIEQLKSMAKPVSSKAEIAQVGSISANNDTDIGNLLADAMEKVGKDGVITVEEGKATETTLELVEGMQFDKGYISPYFINRPAEMDCLLNDAFILIHEKKIGSLRDLIPILEKVSQTGKPLLIIAEDVEGDALTTLVVNKLRGILNICAVKAPGFGDRRKAMLGDLAVLTGGTLISEDLGIKLENLEIGQLGRAKQITVDKNDTTIVQGAGKQDEIKNRIQQIRNQIEDTESEYDREKFQERLAKLTGGVAIISVGASSEADMKQKKARVEDALHATRAAVEEGILPGGGVALLRCKEAIEKARGSAKGDEKIGVDIVLHALAAPMKQIVDNCGIDGSVVADEISRKPVNVGYDANKAEYVDMYKAGIIDPLKVVRSALSNAASIAALMLTTEAMVTNFDKDDKKKTRIEGSVR
- the groES gene encoding co-chaperone GroES; protein product: MKEAKLRPLDDRVVVEPMEAEQMTAGGIVLPDTAKEKPQRGTVIATGPGKLMDSGERGTMSVKIGDEVIYGKYSGTEIELNGQDVKILREADILAKVLA
- the groL gene encoding chaperonin GroEL (60 kDa chaperone family; promotes refolding of misfolded polypeptides especially under stressful conditions; forms two stacked rings of heptamers to form a barrel-shaped 14mer; ends can be capped by GroES; misfolded proteins enter the barrel where they are refolded when GroES binds) gives rise to the protein MAKQMVFDDEARQPLLAGASKLARAVSSTLGPRGRNAVLDKGWGSPKVTKDGVTVAEDIELDDPFENLGAQLVKEAASKTNDVAGDGTTTATVLAEAIFREGLKMIAAGADPMALSRGITKATARVVEAVAKLATPINEKNKTELRQIATIAGNNDPSIGDVLSDAFLKVGKDGVITIEEGRQSETTVEVVEGMQFDRGYLSPHFVTNQDDQTVELENCYILIYEEKISNAKNLVPLLEAISKANKPLLVIAEDLEGEALATLVVNKMRGILSACAVKAPGYGDRRKAMLGDIATLTAGTAIFKDLGISLDSVKLTDLGRAKKVIINAENTTIIEGAGKKADIDGRAEQIRREIEVTDSEYDREKLQERLAKLSGGVAQINCGAATETEMKERKHLLEDAKSAVQAALEEGIVPGGGVALIRSEKSLEKLDLEGDELLGARIVKNVLDYPLRCIADNAGADGAVVVNRVRQLKNKNEGYDADKGTYTDLVAAGIIDPAKVVRTALQNAASVASLMLTTESLVTEIPKEEEPEAGGHHDHGMGGMGGGMGGMGGMGGMGMGDMGM
- a CDS encoding transposase — its product is MGRPHRASEGGFVYHVLNRGNAGMTVFDDQGDFDAFEKVLAEAVERTDTRLLAYCLLPNHWHLLVWPRKKGELSQFVRWLTLTHTQRWHAHRPDVGNGHVYQGRFKSFPVQEDEHFYAVARHVERNALRANLVPRAEAWPWCSLYRWLRGTADDKPVLASWPLRRKSGWVEWVNAPPNEAELTAIRRSVERGNPYGSESWNERTIRRLGLELTIRPRGRPRKEPAAHQSGS